One genomic window of Pagrus major chromosome 22, Pma_NU_1.0 includes the following:
- the ppp1r14c gene encoding protein phosphatase 1 regulatory subunit 14C produces the protein MSAASTETSAPLPTAGSRVFFQAATGVGCVGSGPITAGDDPVQKRQGKVTVKYDRKELRKRLVLEEWIIEQLSELYDCEEEEMPEVEIDIDDLLEVTSDDERASKLQESLTDCYKPTEDFVRELLGRIRGMRKLSAPTKKGL, from the exons ATGTCGGCCGCCAGCACCGAGACCAGCGCCCCGCTGCCGACCGCCGGCAGCCGCGTCTTCTTCCAGGCGGCGACCGGTGTGGGCTGCGTGGGGTCCGGCCCCATCACCGCCGGGGACGACCCGGTGCAGAAGAGACAGGGCAAAGTGACGGTCAAGTACGACAGGAAAGAGCTGCGGAAAAGACTCGTGCTGGAGGAGTGGATCATCGAGCAGCTCAGCGAGTTGTACGACTGCGAG gaGGAAGAGATGCCAGAGGTAGAGATAGACATAGATGACCTGTTGGAGGTCACCAGTGATGACGAGAGAGCCAGCAAACTGCAG gAATCATTAACAGACTGCTACAAACCAACAGAG GACTTTGTCCGTGAGTTGCTGGGCAGGATAAGGGGAATGAGAAAACTCAGTGCGCCAACTAAGAAGGGCCTATAA